From Calothrix sp. PCC 6303, a single genomic window includes:
- a CDS encoding HAD family hydrolase, whose translation MVFEIPTILASDFDGVICDGMVEYFEVAWRTYCQIWIPDKKIPSDDLASGFYSLRPVIETGWEMPVLIKALTEKLSEEVILKDWVNITQRILRENDLNSQDLAVKLDGIRDEWIKHDLEDWMSLHRFYPGVVEKIQDMISSNIKLYIVTTKEGRFAHKLLEKEGINIPRECIFGKELKRPKSQILREIQNNGEQTDKNIWFIEDRLKTLQSVKAQPDLSDVKLFLADWGYNTPSDRLVAHNDSEINLLSLGNYAKDFSKWIEIV comes from the coding sequence ATGGTATTTGAAATTCCAACAATTCTTGCATCTGATTTTGATGGTGTGATTTGTGATGGCATGGTTGAGTATTTTGAGGTAGCATGGAGAACCTATTGTCAAATTTGGATACCTGATAAAAAGATTCCATCTGATGATTTAGCATCAGGTTTTTATAGTCTTAGACCTGTAATTGAGACGGGTTGGGAAATGCCAGTATTAATTAAGGCATTAACGGAAAAACTATCAGAGGAGGTAATACTTAAAGATTGGGTAAATATTACACAAAGGATTTTAAGAGAAAATGATCTTAATTCTCAAGATTTGGCGGTGAAGTTGGATGGTATTCGTGATGAGTGGATTAAACATGATTTAGAAGACTGGATGAGTTTACACAGATTTTACCCAGGTGTGGTTGAAAAAATTCAGGATATGATTTCAAGTAATATAAAATTATATATAGTTACAACTAAGGAAGGACGATTTGCACATAAATTGTTAGAGAAAGAAGGAATTAATATTCCTCGTGAATGTATTTTTGGGAAGGAATTGAAACGTCCTAAATCTCAAATATTACGAGAAATTCAAAATAATGGAGAGCAGACAGATAAGAATATTTGGTTTATTGAAGATAGATTAAAAACTTTGCAGTCAGTGAAAGCTCAACCTGATTTAAGTGATGTTAAATTGTTTTTAGCAGATTGGGGATATAATACGCCATCAGACAGACTGGTAGCTCATAATGATAGTGAGATTAACTTGCTTTCTCTTGGTAATTATGCCAAGGACTTCTCTAAGTGGATTGAGATAGTGTAG
- a CDS encoding BlaI/MecI/CopY family transcriptional regulator translates to MAPLPEYRPKQLSLGPLEAEILNIVWELGSVTVKDVHDRILADPNRELAYTSVTTVLRRLTDKGWLACDKKGRAFYWRTMLTKQQADIIRAHEQLQRFLAVGNPDVIAAFADSLDESASDQIQAIANRIQAARQAREEKQ, encoded by the coding sequence ATGGCACCTTTACCCGAATATCGCCCTAAGCAGTTATCACTAGGTCCTTTAGAAGCAGAAATTTTGAATATAGTTTGGGAACTGGGTTCGGTGACAGTTAAAGACGTACACGATCGCATTTTGGCAGATCCTAACCGAGAGTTAGCTTATACTTCTGTAACTACCGTATTGCGTCGTCTCACAGATAAAGGTTGGCTAGCTTGCGATAAAAAAGGACGCGCTTTCTACTGGCGAACCATGTTAACCAAGCAACAAGCAGATATAATTAGGGCGCACGAACAGTTACAAAGATTTTTAGCGGTGGGTAATCCGGATGTGATTGCCGCCTTTGCTGATAGCCTTGATGAATCAGCAAGTGATCAAATTCAGGCAATTGCTAATCGGATTCAAGCAGCACGTCAAGCCAGGGAGGAAAAACAATAA
- a CDS encoding 1-aminocyclopropane-1-carboxylate deaminase/D-cysteine desulfhydrase, translated as MKSIVTDQQLSYFSRPIIQKIESKVANSFQVDIYVLRLDVIHPFINGNKWFKLKYNLAEAKDTSSTTIVTFGGAYSNHIYATAAAGNLFGFKTIGIIRGEENKPLNQTLSFAVKKGMDLIYLDRQAYKQKSTELIQENLKKSFEDAFFIPEGGCNLNGVRGCTEIIDSDMDFDVVCLACGTATTLTGIALSLGKSQRVIGFPVLKNGGFLKLEIEKLMQLYLQGQKTLPGHIELMSDYHFGGYGKVNQNLVNFKQEFEQIHNIPLDYIYTAKMFYGVIDLIKKGYFSRCRLLLVHTGGLQGNLGIENKLK; from the coding sequence ATGAAGAGTATCGTTACTGATCAACAGTTAAGTTATTTTAGCAGACCAATTATTCAAAAAATTGAGAGTAAAGTTGCAAACTCTTTTCAAGTAGATATTTATGTATTACGTCTTGATGTAATTCATCCTTTTATTAATGGGAATAAGTGGTTTAAATTAAAATATAATCTCGCAGAAGCTAAAGACACAAGTTCTACGACAATAGTTACTTTTGGTGGTGCTTATTCAAATCATATTTATGCGACAGCCGCAGCCGGGAATTTGTTTGGATTTAAAACCATTGGCATAATTAGAGGTGAAGAAAATAAACCTTTGAATCAGACACTCAGCTTTGCTGTAAAAAAAGGCATGGATTTAATATATTTGGATAGACAAGCTTATAAACAAAAGTCTACAGAATTAATACAAGAAAATTTAAAAAAATCTTTTGAAGATGCATTTTTTATTCCTGAAGGTGGATGTAATTTAAATGGGGTTAGAGGCTGTACGGAAATCATCGACTCTGATATGGATTTTGATGTTGTTTGTTTAGCTTGTGGGACTGCTACAACTCTTACAGGTATTGCTCTTTCACTAGGGAAAAGTCAGCGTGTAATTGGTTTTCCTGTGCTCAAAAATGGAGGTTTTTTAAAGTTAGAAATTGAAAAGCTCATGCAATTATATTTACAAGGGCAAAAGACTTTACCTGGGCATATTGAATTGATGTCTGATTATCATTTTGGTGGCTATGGGAAAGTCAATCAAAATTTAGTCAATTTTAAGCAGGAATTTGAACAAATACATAACATTCCCCTTGATTATATTTATACAGCTAAAATGTTTTATGGAGTTATAGATTTAATTAAAAAAGGGTATTTTAGTAGATGTCGTTTACTTTTAGTACATACTGGTGGTTTACAGGGAAATTTAGGTATTGAGAATAAGTTAAAATAG
- the rppA gene encoding two-component system response regulator RppA, giving the protein MRILLVDDETELTDPLSRLLIREGYTVDAAYDGENGSQMAKNTTYDLLILDWMLPEKTGLEICQELRQQGKATPVLFLTAKDTLDDRVQGLDAGADDYLVKPFELRELLARVRALLRRSPTQTAANSTNRIKVADLELDIENQVAYRQARIIELSQKETQLLQYFMENLGNLLTHTQIMQHLWQEEEQPSSNVIAALIRLLRRKIEVGEQTQLIYSVYGKGYRFGINE; this is encoded by the coding sequence ATGCGAATTCTTTTAGTAGATGATGAAACCGAACTAACAGATCCCCTGAGTCGTTTATTAATACGTGAAGGTTACACCGTCGATGCTGCCTATGACGGGGAAAATGGGAGTCAAATGGCAAAAAATACTACCTATGATCTATTAATTCTCGATTGGATGTTACCAGAGAAAACTGGATTGGAAATTTGTCAAGAACTGCGGCAACAAGGTAAAGCTACACCTGTATTATTTTTAACAGCTAAAGACACCCTTGATGATCGAGTACAGGGATTAGATGCTGGTGCCGATGATTACTTAGTTAAACCATTTGAACTACGGGAACTACTGGCAAGAGTTCGGGCATTATTACGACGTTCTCCAACCCAAACAGCAGCTAATTCAACAAATCGGATCAAGGTAGCAGACTTAGAACTAGATATCGAAAATCAAGTTGCCTATCGTCAAGCAAGAATAATTGAACTTTCCCAAAAAGAAACCCAACTATTGCAATATTTCATGGAAAACCTTGGGAATTTACTAACTCACACCCAAATTATGCAGCATCTGTGGCAAGAGGAAGAACAACCCAGCAGTAACGTAATTGCGGCACTAATTCGGTTGTTACGACGGAAAATTGAAGTTGGTGAACAGACGCAATTAATTTATAGCGTCTACGGAAAAGGCTACCGTTTTGGTATAAACGAATAA
- the ftsH gene encoding ATP-dependent zinc metalloprotease FtsH, whose product MPVETNNKKPMKSPKIRQFGGSLLILLSILLVLNLVIPSFSGPKLPQVPYSDFISQVQAGKVDKAIVGSDRIQYSMPIKTEDGQDSQQVFQTTPVAIDLDLPKILRDNKVEFAAPPPSQNGWIGTLLSWVIPPLIFFGIWGFISRQGGGPAALTVGKSKARIYSEGSTGVKFTDVAGVDEAKVELEEVVDFLKNADKYTRLGAKIPKGALLVGPPGTGKTLLAKAIAGEAGVPFFSISGSEFIELFVGVGAARVRDLFEQAKQQAPCIVFIDELDALGKSRGGNSGFSGGNDEREQTLNQLLTEMDGFDANTGVIIIAATNRPEVLDPALRRPGRFDRQVVVDRPDKIGRDAILRVHARAVKLDTDVDLTTIAARTPGFAGADLANLVNEAALLAARKNSDTVKMADFNEAIERVVAGLEKRSRVLNEVEKKTVAYHEVGHAIIGTLMPGAGKVEKISIVPRGVGALGYTLQMPEEDRFLMVEDEIRGRIATLLGGRSAEEVIFGKVSTGASDDIQKATDLAERYVTLYGMSDELGPVAFEKSQQQFIEGYGNPRRSISPKVAEQIDYEVKKLVDNAHHIALTILQQNRDLLETTAQELLNREVLEGEELRGKLNQAVSPTEFPEWLRSGKISDEQPLMQTLLN is encoded by the coding sequence GTGCCAGTTGAAACTAATAACAAAAAGCCAATGAAGTCGCCAAAAATCAGACAATTTGGTGGCAGTTTACTAATTTTACTATCAATATTATTAGTTCTGAATTTAGTTATCCCCAGTTTTTCAGGTCCAAAATTACCACAGGTTCCCTACAGCGACTTTATTAGCCAAGTGCAAGCAGGTAAAGTAGATAAGGCAATTGTGGGAAGCGATCGCATTCAGTACTCAATGCCGATTAAAACTGAAGATGGGCAAGATAGTCAACAGGTTTTCCAAACTACACCCGTCGCTATCGACTTAGATTTACCTAAAATTCTCCGCGACAACAAAGTGGAATTTGCTGCACCACCTCCAAGTCAAAATGGTTGGATTGGTACTTTGTTGAGTTGGGTAATACCTCCATTAATTTTCTTTGGAATTTGGGGATTTATTAGTCGTCAAGGTGGGGGTCCTGCTGCGTTAACAGTAGGCAAAAGTAAAGCTAGAATCTATTCAGAAGGTAGCACTGGTGTGAAATTCACCGACGTTGCAGGTGTAGATGAAGCTAAAGTTGAGTTAGAAGAAGTTGTAGACTTCCTCAAAAACGCTGATAAATATACCCGTCTTGGTGCGAAAATTCCTAAAGGTGCTTTATTAGTAGGACCTCCTGGAACTGGTAAGACTTTGTTAGCAAAAGCGATCGCAGGTGAAGCTGGAGTCCCATTCTTTAGTATCTCAGGTTCTGAGTTTATTGAGTTGTTCGTTGGTGTTGGTGCTGCGAGAGTTCGTGATTTGTTTGAACAAGCAAAACAGCAAGCACCCTGTATCGTCTTCATTGATGAGTTAGACGCACTCGGTAAATCGCGGGGTGGTAACAGTGGTTTCAGTGGTGGTAATGATGAACGGGAACAAACCCTGAATCAATTACTCACAGAAATGGATGGTTTTGATGCCAACACCGGTGTAATTATTATCGCAGCAACCAACCGTCCTGAAGTTCTAGATCCCGCCCTACGTCGTCCTGGACGCTTTGATAGACAAGTGGTTGTGGATCGTCCTGACAAAATTGGACGTGATGCCATACTGAGAGTTCATGCTCGTGCAGTCAAATTAGATACTGATGTTGACTTAACTACAATTGCCGCTAGAACTCCCGGTTTTGCAGGTGCAGACTTAGCCAACTTAGTTAACGAAGCAGCTTTGTTAGCAGCTAGGAAAAACAGTGATACTGTGAAAATGGCAGACTTTAACGAAGCCATCGAAAGAGTAGTAGCTGGTTTAGAAAAGCGATCGCGTGTTCTCAATGAAGTTGAAAAGAAAACCGTTGCTTACCATGAAGTTGGTCATGCTATCATCGGTACTTTGATGCCGGGAGCCGGAAAGGTTGAGAAAATATCTATCGTGCCTCGTGGTGTCGGTGCATTAGGTTATACACTACAAATGCCAGAGGAAGATCGCTTCTTAATGGTTGAAGATGAAATTCGCGGACGTATTGCCACACTTTTAGGTGGACGTTCAGCAGAAGAAGTCATCTTTGGTAAAGTCTCTACTGGTGCTAGCGATGACATTCAAAAAGCAACCGATTTAGCAGAGCGTTATGTCACACTTTACGGTATGAGTGACGAACTTGGTCCCGTCGCATTTGAAAAGAGTCAACAGCAATTCATTGAAGGTTATGGAAATCCCCGTCGTTCAATTAGTCCCAAAGTTGCTGAACAAATCGACTACGAAGTTAAAAAATTAGTTGATAATGCCCATCATATCGCCTTGACTATTCTCCAACAAAACCGCGACCTTTTGGAAACAACCGCACAAGAACTGTTGAATCGGGAAGTACTTGAAGGTGAAGAACTGCGGGGTAAGCTAAATCAAGCAGTTTCACCCACAGAATTTCCAGAATGGTTACGCAGCGGCAAAATCTCCGATGAACAACCCTTGATGCAAACCCTGTTGAATTAA
- a CDS encoding M56 family metallopeptidase: MHMLMIVVVIAIAWCVRSLENIPQTTNHRICWVSRWQRSLFLFLFPPLLLFSNAIALLCMGSQDMMGTWHTGKFSYVFALCYLLTSILFGIYLAYKGWISVQSARNNPQIQLADQKIRLLTTGALFAGQIGFWQPELVISQGLIKSLSAEQLETVLAHEQGHHYYRDTFWFFWLGWVRKFTAWLPNTNILWQELVDLRELRADAYATSQVDPLLLAESLLLVASNPPVTSDMCCAAVNSYGVQRLEQRIEALLSPQETLETKQKLHYPAWNQFLFALLPLIIVFFHR, translated from the coding sequence ATGCACATGTTGATGATTGTCGTAGTGATAGCGATCGCGTGGTGCGTGAGATCCTTAGAAAATATCCCTCAAACTACCAACCATCGAATTTGTTGGGTTTCTCGCTGGCAGCGATCGCTATTTCTATTTCTCTTTCCACCACTGCTTTTATTCTCCAACGCGATCGCGCTTTTGTGTATGGGTAGCCAAGACATGATGGGAACTTGGCACACAGGCAAATTTAGCTATGTTTTCGCCCTTTGCTATCTCCTCACCTCAATTTTATTTGGCATCTACCTAGCCTACAAAGGTTGGATATCTGTACAATCAGCCCGAAACAATCCCCAAATTCAACTAGCAGATCAAAAAATTCGCCTCTTGACAACTGGCGCATTATTTGCTGGTCAAATCGGCTTTTGGCAACCTGAACTAGTTATCAGCCAAGGACTCATTAAATCCCTTTCCGCAGAACAATTAGAAACCGTCCTGGCACACGAACAAGGACACCACTATTACCGAGATACATTTTGGTTCTTTTGGCTAGGTTGGGTTCGCAAATTTACAGCTTGGCTACCCAATACCAACATCCTCTGGCAAGAACTTGTAGACTTGCGTGAACTCCGCGCTGATGCTTACGCAACTTCTCAAGTCGATCCCCTACTCTTAGCCGAATCACTACTGTTAGTTGCCAGTAACCCACCTGTCACATCAGATATGTGCTGTGCAGCAGTGAATTCCTACGGAGTTCAGCGTCTTGAACAACGCATCGAAGCTTTACTTTCCCCACAAGAAACCCTAGAAACCAAACAAAAACTTCATTACCCGGCTTGGAATCAATTTCTTTTTGCCTTACTTCCCTTAATCATAGTTTTCTTTCATCGCTAG
- a CDS encoding GTP-binding protein, with product MSNNLQETHINRARASLRQSLSWYGNFIKPGQVNVSTELAHLIKSDLESLNAALQKLEQNIIRIAAFGLVSRGKSAVLNALCGQKTLQTGPLNGVTQYPRSIRWHSSDKVEVELIDTPGLDEIAGEYRDKMARDVANQADLILFVVSGDITNTEYQALKDLRKSHKPLILVFNKIDLYPDTDRISIQNNLQRLSAENTLDEPLKLDQVVMVAAEPAPMEVRIEYSDGRVDYEWETPLPQIDELRRAVLDILNREGRSLLALNALIQARQVEAIIAQKLITHHNEAAEKLILQFAKYKALIISLNPIGVIDIVAGTIADLLLIRSLAKLYGLPVTSYEAGKILQKILLSSGSLLLTEVGTSLIIGLEKSSSAIGFGENFNNIGGFIGTAIAQGGVASYGTYSIGKSAQAYLLNGSTWGQFGVSTIIEEILIQLPKHRIPKELGDWEKKVKKGVDKEIGIG from the coding sequence GTGTCCAATAACCTACAAGAAACCCACATTAACCGCGCCCGTGCTAGTCTTCGTCAGTCGTTGTCGTGGTACGGTAATTTCATTAAGCCGGGACAAGTTAATGTCAGTACAGAGTTAGCACATTTAATAAAGTCTGATCTAGAAAGCCTTAACGCTGCACTTCAAAAATTAGAGCAAAATATAATTAGGATTGCAGCCTTTGGGCTAGTGAGTAGGGGAAAGTCTGCGGTTTTAAACGCTTTATGTGGGCAAAAGACCTTACAAACAGGACCCTTAAATGGTGTTACACAGTACCCACGTTCAATCCGTTGGCATTCCAGCGATAAAGTGGAAGTTGAACTGATTGACACTCCTGGATTAGACGAAATTGCTGGAGAATACCGAGATAAAATGGCGCGAGACGTTGCTAATCAAGCAGATTTGATTCTTTTCGTCGTCTCAGGAGACATAACTAATACTGAGTATCAAGCTCTCAAAGACCTGCGAAAATCTCACAAGCCATTAATTTTAGTCTTTAACAAAATTGACCTATACCCCGATACAGATCGCATATCTATACAGAATAATTTACAACGATTAAGTGCAGAAAATACTTTAGACGAACCATTAAAACTTGACCAAGTAGTCATGGTAGCAGCTGAACCGGCTCCTATGGAAGTGCGAATAGAGTATTCTGATGGGCGAGTCGATTATGAGTGGGAAACACCGCTACCACAAATTGATGAACTACGACGGGCTGTCCTAGATATTCTCAATCGTGAGGGCAGATCATTATTAGCCCTCAATGCTTTGATACAAGCGCGTCAAGTAGAAGCAATAATTGCCCAAAAACTCATTACTCACCATAACGAAGCAGCAGAAAAATTAATTTTGCAGTTTGCCAAATACAAAGCCTTGATAATTAGCTTAAATCCTATTGGTGTAATTGATATTGTGGCAGGAACAATAGCTGATTTGCTGCTGATCCGTTCTTTGGCAAAACTATATGGTTTGCCAGTTACAAGCTACGAAGCTGGAAAAATTCTTCAGAAAATCCTCTTGAGTTCCGGTAGTTTGCTGCTTACAGAGGTAGGAACATCTTTAATAATAGGTTTGGAAAAAAGTAGTTCAGCCATCGGATTTGGAGAGAACTTCAACAATATAGGCGGTTTTATCGGAACAGCGATCGCCCAAGGGGGAGTTGCCAGTTACGGAACCTACTCCATCGGCAAATCTGCCCAAGCCTATCTTCTAAACGGCTCTACCTGGGGGCAATTTGGCGTTAGCACTATCATCGAAGAGATACTGATTCAGCTTCCCAAACATAGAATCCCAAAAGAATTAGGGGATTGGGAGAAAAAAGTAAAAAAAGGGGTTGACAAGGAAATAGGCATAGGCTAA
- a CDS encoding DUF1361 domain-containing protein: MSAVLSISFLKLLLFSTLVILPLMIWMLRSRSGNRFAWWLGFLAFIGFLPNAPYLLTDVIHLIDDIRTINSVWMITLVVIPLYILVISAGFEAYVISLINLGYYLEQRGKGEWVLTTELIIHALSAVGIYWGRFLRFNTWDFITQPDHLLTKGVEELLGKQPLLIIAITFIVLTSLHWLGKRITLSVIEETRGRMITRSRSAKTHS; this comes from the coding sequence ATTTCAGCAGTACTTTCCATCTCATTTCTCAAGTTGTTACTATTTTCAACTTTGGTAATTTTACCATTGATGATTTGGATGTTACGAAGTCGTAGCGGAAATAGATTTGCTTGGTGGTTGGGATTTTTAGCATTTATAGGTTTTTTGCCCAATGCACCCTACTTATTGACTGATGTCATCCATTTAATTGATGATATCCGCACGATAAATTCGGTGTGGATGATTACTTTAGTTGTAATTCCCCTTTATATATTGGTAATTTCTGCGGGATTTGAAGCTTACGTAATTTCACTGATTAATCTTGGCTATTATCTAGAACAGCGGGGGAAAGGTGAATGGGTACTAACAACTGAATTGATTATCCATGCTTTGAGCGCAGTTGGTATTTACTGGGGACGCTTTTTACGTTTCAATACTTGGGATTTTATTACTCAACCCGATCATTTATTAACTAAGGGTGTGGAGGAATTATTGGGTAAGCAACCTTTGCTAATTATAGCTATCACATTTATAGTTTTGACGAGTTTGCATTGGTTAGGGAAACGGATAACTTTAAGTGTAATTGAAGAAACCCGTGGCAGGATGATTACGCGATCGCGTAGCGCGAAGACACATTCGTAA
- a CDS encoding 2-phosphosulfolactate phosphatase family protein, producing the protein MKLFVFHTPELTPSNQTPDCAIAVDVLRATSTMATVLAAGGEAVQVFSDLEQLMQVSESWAGDKRLRAGERGGARVPGFDLGNSPLDCSSELVGGKRLFISTTNGTRTLQCIQAANSVLTGAFVNRAAVVNYVLKTKPETVWIVGSGWEGSYSLEDTACAGAIAHGISQQLDQPLVKLAGNDEMISAIALYQQWQNDILGLLHHASHGQRLLRLDCHEDLKYCSQLDTLDVLPIQTEPGVLKKF; encoded by the coding sequence GTGAAACTATTTGTTTTTCATACCCCGGAACTTACTCCTAGCAATCAAACACCTGATTGTGCGATCGCAGTTGATGTCTTACGGGCAACTAGTACAATGGCGACGGTTTTAGCTGCTGGGGGCGAAGCTGTGCAGGTTTTCAGCGATTTGGAACAGTTGATGCAAGTTAGCGAAAGTTGGGCTGGTGATAAACGATTGCGGGCTGGGGAACGTGGTGGGGCAAGGGTTCCTGGTTTTGATTTGGGTAATTCTCCCCTAGATTGCAGTTCGGAATTGGTAGGGGGAAAACGCTTGTTTATTAGTACAACTAATGGAACTCGAACTTTACAATGTATTCAAGCCGCAAATAGTGTTTTAACTGGCGCATTTGTCAACCGTGCCGCTGTTGTTAATTATGTGTTAAAAACTAAACCAGAAACAGTGTGGATTGTGGGTTCTGGTTGGGAAGGAAGTTATTCTTTGGAAGATACCGCTTGTGCTGGTGCGATCGCACATGGTATTTCTCAGCAATTAGACCAACCTCTAGTTAAGCTAGCTGGTAACGATGAAATGATTAGTGCGATCGCGCTTTACCAACAATGGCAAAATGATATCCTCGGACTTTTACATCATGCTAGTCATGGACAACGGTTGTTACGCCTAGATTGCCATGAGGATTTAAAATATTGTTCACAACTTGATACTTTAGATGTCTTGCCAATTCAGACAGAGCCTGGTGTTCTGAAGAAATTTTAA